The genomic window TACTTCAAAATCAGCTTTTGCAAATAGATTTTTTGCTTCATGTAAAAGTTTTTGTGAGCTTTGTGTATCTTTATTTATATTTACTATATGTCTAGTAATATTAGGGAATATTGGTTCTTTTGTAGCTTCATTGATTGCTTTATTTGCATAATCAGAACCATCATATGCCATTAAAATGGAATTAATTGGAAAAAATTCAGAGTTTACAATTAAAATGGGGATATTAAGTGTCCTAATAATATCTTCAAGGTTTTTACTATTTTTATCAAAACCAATTATTGCAATAAATGTCTCTTTTTCTAAATCTTCAAGGTTTTCTTCAAAAGATCCATGTCTTTGAAGTGAAAAAAGGTTTTCAACTCCTTGCTCTTTTGCATATTCACTAAAAGTTTTTAAAAGAGTTCTTCCTTTAATTATTAGTTTTTTACTCTCTTCTTGTTCTTCAAGGCTAAGTTCTTCAAGCAAAGTCTCTTTTGAACCAAATCCGATATTTCCAGATAAGTCAACTTTTTTAGAAATGTGAGTATGATTTACTACATTTAATAATACAAGTGGTAAGTTGTGAAGTTTAGAGATGTAAACTCCATATTCACAAGCAGCTTTACAATATGAAGAATCATCAATACATACTAAAACTTTTTTAGAACTCATTTTAGTGTCCTCCCATTATTTTTTCAATTTCTTGTGGATCATCATGAATACCAAATCTATCAATAATAGTTTTACTAGCTTCATTTTGACCGATTATTTCAACTTCTGCACCTTCTCGTCTTAATTTTATAACTGCTTTATCAAGTGCATTTACAGCTGAAATATCCCAAAAATGGGCACGAGTCAAGTCAATAATAACTTTATCTAAAACCTCTTTAAAGTCAAAAGCTTCATAAAATTTATCAGCACTGTTAAAAAATACTTGTCCTACAAATTTGTAAGTTTTGATTGTATTGTCTTCATTGTAAAAAGTTTCATTATACATAAAGTGAGAGATTTTATTAGCAAAAAATAGTGATGCTAATAGTACTCCTGAAAAAACACCATGCGCTAGGTTGTGGGTATAAACTGTTACACAAACAGTTGTAATCATTACTAAGTTTGTTGATAGAGGTAGTGTTTTTAAGTTTTTAAATGAACCCCAATCAAAGGTTCCAATTGAAACCATAATCATAACAGCAACTAATGCAGCCATTGGAATTACTGAGATTATATCACTTAAGAATACAACCATGATAAGTAAAAATATACCAGCTAAAAAAGTTGATAATCTAGTTCGTCCACCTGATTTTACATTGATAACTGATTGTCCAATCATAGCACATCCAGCCATTCCTCCCAAAAATCCAGAGGCAATATTTGCAATACCTTGACCTGTACACTCTCTATTTTTCTCACTTTTTGTATCAGTTAATTCATCAACTATAGTTGAAGTCATAAGTGATTCTAAAAGACCAACAACTGCTAGTGAAACAGAATAAGGAAGAATGATAAGTAAAGTATCAAGATTTAATGGAATATCTGGAAATAAAAATATTGGTAAAGTATCAGGAAGTTCTCCCATATCTCCAACTGTTCTTATGTCAATTCCTAAAAAAAGTACAATAAGAGTTAAAGTGATAATTGTAACAAGTGGTGAAGGAATGATTTTCCCAATTTTTGGAACATAAGGAAATAAATATATAATAGCAAGACCCAAAGCAGTAAGAGCATAAACATGCCAAGTTACATTTGTGAGTTCTGGAAGTTGAGCCATAAAAATCAAAATAGCTAAAGCATTTACAAAACCAATCACAACAGCTCTTGGAACAAAACTCATAAATCTCCCAAGTTTTAAGTATCCTGCAATAATTTGAAATACACCTGTTAATAAAGTTGCAGCTAATAAGTATTGCAAACCATAATCTTTTACTAAAGTTACCATTACAAGTGCCATAGCTCCAGTTGCAGCACTAATCATTCCTGGCCGACCACCCACAAATGAAATCACAACAGCTATACAAAATGAAGCATAAAGACCAATTTTAGGGTCAACTCCTGCAATAATTGAAAAGGCTATTGCTTCAGGAATTAATGCCAATGCAACAACAAGTCCAGAGAGAGTATCTCCTCTTATGTTACTAAACCATTCCTCTTTTTTAAAATATTTTTTTACCATTCTTTCTCCACTATTTTTAAAAATTCAAAATTCATAAATTTGATTGTTTTCTTAAGTATTGAGGGAAAAACCCCTAATAAGAGTACCTTTTGGTGGAATTGTAGCCAAAAAGTTAAAAATCACAAAATATAAAGATTACATCTTCTCTTTTGAAAAAATCAGTTTTACAGTTGTTCCTATTTCTTCACTACTTATTAACTCAATTTTACCATTGTGACTACTTATTATTTTATCAACGATTGCCATTCCAAGACCTGTTCCGCCCGATTCTTTATTTCTACTTTTATCTGTTCTATAAAACTTCTCAAATATTTTATTTTGTTCTTGTTTTGCTATTCCTATTCCTTTATCTTCAATACTAACAATAAAGTTGCCATCTTCTATATAATTTTTTATGATTACATCAGAGTTTTCATGACTAAAAGATATAGCATTTTTAAGAATGTTCTTAATTGCAATTTTTAGAAGTTTTGTATGCCCTTTGATTTGGAAGATATCTATGATTTGCGATTGAATATCTATATTTCTTAACTTTGCATATAATTTTAATTCTTTTATAGCTTCAAGACTTATTTCATCCATATAAGCATCTTCTTCATAGGTATTTGTGTTATTTTCATTTTTTGCTAAAAAAAGTAAATCATCAATAGTATTTTGTATCATTAAAACTTCATCTAAACAAACTTCTAAAGTATCTTTGTATTCTTTCTTATCCCTATCTTTTCTTAATGCTATTTCTATTTCTCCTCTTATAATTGTAAGGGGAGTTTTTAGCTCATGGGAAGCATCACTTGAAAATTGATTTATCTTTTCAAATGATATTTCTAATCTTTGAAGTAAGTTATTAATTTCGTTTGAAAGTTGAGATATCTCATCTTTATTGTTTTTGTAATTTAATCTTTTTGATAAATTTGTTGCATTTATATTTTTTAAATCAAAGAGTATCTTTTCAATTGGAGCAAAAGATTTATGAATCAAAAAGTATCCACCAATAATAGAAAATATTAAGATAATTGGAATAATAAAGATTAAGATATATAATAAGTTTTCCATCGTATGATTTAATATTTTATAATCAGTGGCAACTTGTAAAATATACTCTTTTTCTTTGATTAAGAATTTTATTTCACCTAATATAAAATTCTCATCTTTTTCAAAATGGATAGTATCTTTTGGAATATTATGAAAAGTTTTTGAAATCGAATCTGGGAAAGGCGAAGAACCTATAGCTTTTATGCCTTCTTTTTGAGAAAGTAGTCTTATATATAAAGGTTTAAATTTATATTCATTCTCTTCATCAAAGTCTAATGTTGAAAGTCCATTTTTATGATCAATTATGTCATCTACAATATCTAAGATAATCACTTTGAGTGAAGTTTCTACTTTATCTAAAGTTGAAATTTCTAAGGTTTTATATATAGAAAAAGCAAGGGCTATTAAAATAAAACCTTGTATTAATACATTGTAAATGAGTAGTTTCTTCTTAATTGATAGGTTATTTTGCATCTATTTTAAATCCCAAGCCTCTTACCGTTTTTATAAGCTTTTTTTCATAAGGCTTATCTATTTTATTTCTAAGTCTATAAATATATACATTTACAACATTGCTTATATTTGATTCATCCATATTATTAAGCATAGAACTTAGTACTGTTTCTGATAAAACTTTATTTTGATTTTTTATTAAGTATTCTAAAAGTGAGAATTCTTTTGCTGTTAGAATTATATTATCTCCGGCTCTTTTTGCAGTTTTTGCAAGTAAATCAAGTTCCAAATCATCTATTTTAATTGTGGTTTGTGTTGAATCTTTTGTTCTTAATTGAACTCTCATTCTTGCTAATAATTCAGAAAAAGAGAAAGGTTTAGCTAAATAATCATTTGCTCCTATATCTAAGCCTATTATAGTATCTTCAATGCTATCTTTTGCTGTTAACATAATCACGGGCGTATTAATCCCATCAGTTCTTAGTTTTTTACAAACTTCAATTCCATTAAGTAAAGGAAGCATAATATCAAGTAAAATCAAATCATAGCTATTTACACTTGCTAAATATAAGCCTTCTTCACCATTATGTGAATAATCAATACTATAAGACTCTTCTTCTAAGCCTTTTTTCAAAAAATTTACGATTTTTACATCATCTTCGATTATTAAAATTTTCATATGATTATTCTACACTTTTTGATGTTAATTTTAATAAAGTAATTTCACTATTTGCTTTATATCTAAAATTTATACCCCAATATCCCAAACCCTTATTTACATAAATAGCTGTTTGTTTTATATAAAAAAGACCTGCTAGAAAAGGTTGAAAGAGTCTAACTACATAGTGAAAGGGGTAAATTTGACCACCATGAGTATGTCCGCATAAAAAAAGTTTGGCATTTGTTTTTAAAGCAAACTTATAATCTTTTGGTTGATGTGCTAGAAAAATAGAATTTTCATGCTTTCTTAAAAAGTTTATAACTTTGTTTTCTTCTCTTTTGATTTTGAAAAATTTTGAGAATCTATCACTCAATCCTGCTAGGGCTATTTTTGTATCTTTATATTCTAAAAAGTAAGTTTCATTATCCAATAGTATAAACTTATCTAGTAAAGGTTTTAATTCATCAAAACCATAAAATAAATCATGGTTTCCACTTATATAAAAAACTTCTTTTTCTATACTATTTAATACTTTTAGTTTATCAAGTATATATTTAATCTTACAATCAATAATATCCCCAGTGATAACTATAAAATCAGCTTCACAGTGATTGCAAAGAGTTACTATATCTTGAACACTTTCTAGGGAAGTTTTTTTATTAATATGAATATCACTAAGGTGAAGTATTTTTAAGCCCTCTAAACCATGGGCTTTTACAAATACTTCAACTTCATTTAGTGAGGGTAGTTTCATTGAAATACTTTTTCCAAATCATCTTTTGTGATAAAAGAAATAGATTTTATCACACCATTTTCAAGTTTGTAAACAGTAGTTTTTTCATCTTTGCTTACAAATCTGTTATCTTCCTCATCGTAAATTAATAAAACACTATGTTTATAATCTCTCATTTTAGGTAAAGCAAACATTTTTGTAATGATTGAAGGCATTCCTGAAATATTTGCAATAAAAACTGTGTGGTGATTTTTCAAAAAATCTTTATCTTTACTATTTAAGAATTGATTTACATCTTTTCCTGTTTCCTTTTCAAATGATACTAAAATAGTAGTAATAGAGCTATCTATTGTCTGCTTTTCATCAAATTGATTTGGTAATGAGAAAGTTCCTATGTTTTGATTTACCTCAAAACTACTTGCATATAAAACAATAGCAAATAGGGGCAAAAGTAAAAGTTTTTTTAACATCTATATTCCTTTATTAAAGTTAAAATTGTATTTTATATCTATTTTATTTCTAACTGTTAGAAAAAACATTGTTGGTGGTTCTATGTCGAAATCTGTAAGATTTATTGAAAAATCTCCATTTATAGTTATTGTATCCTTTTGTTTTATATTTGCTAATGAGGTAATTTGATGTGTCATTTTATTCATTTTCAAATTACCTATTATCTTATATTTATCTCCAGCTTTTTCAATGGCAATAATAGTAAACAAAATTTTTGGACAAACCGAAGATCTCAATACTTCATACATGTGTTTATCTCTATCTTTATTATCACTTGTAAGAGTTGAAGAGTTGATAAAAAACTCTCCACTTATTGATTCTATTGAATCACCTTTTTGCACTTTTGTTATTATATTTTTTGTACTTGGATTTATAGTACTATCTCCAAAAACTTCTGTGTGGGCTTGAATCTGTCCATCAAGCAACTTTAACTCACTTGCATTTGCGATTAAAGCAAACAATAAAATTAAAATTAATTTAAACATTCTTTCTCCTTTGATTGAATTGTTTCTTGAGAATTTAAAACTTTTATTAGTGAAATTAAAAATATAATTGGAACAAAAAGAATAATGTTTTCTAAGGCTACAAATAAACCAGCCCCTGATGCCATCCATCCTATAAAAACCATATAAAAAGCTAATGCTTTTAAATCTTTTTTTAGAAGTGATTGTAAAATAGTCACATTATAATATGAGATTACAAAAGGGTAAACAATAGATAATAAAAGCGGTGATTGCAAGAAATAAAATAGATAAGAAAGAGCAAAAAGTATTATTATGAATAACTCTTTTTCAAGTTTTTGTATATTGAATTTTAAAGCTGCAATTACACCTAAAATATGGAATATAACTATTTCAAATGTATATCCACCTCTCCAAATAGGAATACTTACATCCCTTGATAAGGTTTCAAAAAGTGCAGAATCTAAAAATATCCATAAAACCATTATAAATAAAGAGTATGACTCCCAAGAATTGTTTTGTTTTACCTCTTTTAATTTTGGAAGTTGGGTTGAACAAAGTAGGGCTATTAAAGTAAAAGCCACTCCAATAAACTCTCTTTTTGAAACATCATAGTTAAATAATAAGGTTCCAATTCCATATGAGATAGACAAAGCAAATCCTAGTTCAAGAATACTTGCTTTTTTTAGTTCATTTATAAGTAATGGCGCCAAAGCCCCAACACTAATTCCTAATAAAAACAATCCATAACTTGAAAAGTTTGGATAAAAAAATGTCAGAACCAACTGTATACATAAAAAGACAGTTATCTTTTGTTGATTTGATATTTTTATATAATAACTTAATAGTGAACCAATAACTCCACCAATTGGTAAAAAAGCTATTAAAAAGATATTTGATGAAAAATACTCTACAATACCTGTTTGTGCTATAAGTAAGTAATAACAAAGCTCAAATGCTATGAAAAGTGTAAGTGCTATTTTTGACATAAGAAGTTCTCCTTATAAAAGAATAATAAAAAAATAGAAGCAAAAATGACATCAAAAAGAGAGATCATAAGTGCTTCTATCCCTAAGGTTTTGTTATAAAAAAGAGCAAAAAAGACTGAACTTATTATTACTCTTGTTATAACTGTTAGTTTTGTAAGTATTTGCTCATGCTCTTTATATCTAAGGGCAAAATAATGAATAATTCCTGTGGTACTCACAAAAGCAAAAACTATATATTCGTAAGTTCCTGTAAATGAAAATCCCAAAAGAGGATAAGTGAAACTAGCAAGTAGTATTAAAGAAATACCACCTAATCCATCTGCTAATACTCCAAAAAGATTGTATTTTTGTAAGTTTGTAAGCTCAAGTTTAAAAGAAATAAATGTAAATAAAGATGAAAATGTAAGTACTCCAAATATACTTCTTAACATCCATAGAAAATCAATATTTCCATGAATAACATTTGCTTGAATAAAGCCAGAGATACTTAAAACTGTAAAAATACCTAAAAGACCAGCTAAGTATAAAATATAAAAAGAGAGTTTTTTTAATTCTTTTACATATGATACAAACATAGCAATTACCATGAAAAATACACCAATACCCATTGCAACATGTGCATGGGCTACTATTAAGTCATTTCTATGAAAAAGCCATCTAAACTCAGGAATAAACAAAATATTTCCCTCAACATCTACAAATAAAAATGCAAGTATAGAAATAAGTAGAGCCTTTTTGGCAAAAGTTTCAATTTGGGCATCTTTGTACCATCTATATAAAATAGGAATATAAAGAAAAGTTAACCATTGAAAAAACCACTCTTGTTCATATGTTAAGTGTCCTACAAAAGTTCTATATAAAACAGAGCAAAAATAAAACACAGTAGGAATAATCCACAAGATATTCCATCTAGCTTTAAAAGTACCCTCATCTAGAAGTTTGATGATTAGATAATATATTGGAATCAAGGCTAAACTCATACCTAAAGTATTATCCCCATGTGGTCCAGAGATTGTACTTTCAACTTGTCCAATAGTTGGGTTCATCAAAATCAAAAGCGCAAAAGGAGCAATAACGACTACCCATAAACAAACCTTTATCCATAAAGGAATAATCTCATAGGCTTTTATATATTTGTATAAAGCCATAATATAAAAAACTCCAGCAATGGCAAGTATAAAATTCAACTCATAAGGAAAGTCATAAAAAGCCAATCCTCTTGTATTTCCAAAAAGTAGTGAGGCTGTCATAAAGACTAAAAAGATATACCAAAAAATAGTATATAAGTTTAAGTAATGCAATCCACTAGAACTCTTCACACCCTCTTTATTTATAATCAAAAAAGGCAAATATGAAAGCATCAAAGGAACAAAACCATATAGTATAAGACTTATATGAAGTGAACGAATATTTGAAGGTAATAGAGTTGTTGAATCTATAGAATAACCCAATAAATTAATAGAGTATAAAATCCCAAAAAATAGTGCTAGAAATAAAAATATAAGAGATATTTTAAAGTGTTTATTTACAAAAGTGTTAAAATTATCCAAGTTGTCCATCCTTTACTTCGTAAATCTTGTCAGCTATTTTTGCTAACTCTTTATTGTGGGTTGCAACAACTATTGTCATGCCTTCATTTGATAGTTTTCTAAGTAGTTCAAATACTTTTTTTGCATTTTTAGAATCTAGGTTTCCTGTTGGTTCATCTGCAAATAGGACTTTTGGAGTATTTATAAGTGCTCTTGCTATGGCTACTCTTTGTCTTTGACCTCCTGATATTTCATTTGGAAATTTTTTAGCTAGATTTTTTATATCAAGTAGGTCTAAAAGATACTCTATCTCATGCTTTG from Arcobacter sp. F2176 includes these protein-coding regions:
- a CDS encoding universal stress protein — its product is MSSKKVLVCIDDSSYCKAACEYGVYISKLHNLPLVLLNVVNHTHISKKVDLSGNIGFGSKETLLEELSLEEQEESKKLIIKGRTLLKTFSEYAKEQGVENLFSLQRHGSFEENLEDLEKETFIAIIGFDKNSKNLEDIIRTLNIPILIVNSEFFPINSILMAYDGSDYANKAINEATKEPIFPNITRHIVNINKDTQSSQKLLHEAKNLFAKADFEVQTSSLEGDNKITEILNYQKNNNLDIVAMGAYSHNRLKNVLFGSFTSKMLEKAEKPLLLFR
- a CDS encoding SulP family inorganic anion transporter, translating into MVKKYFKKEEWFSNIRGDTLSGLVVALALIPEAIAFSIIAGVDPKIGLYASFCIAVVISFVGGRPGMISAATGAMALVMVTLVKDYGLQYLLAATLLTGVFQIIAGYLKLGRFMSFVPRAVVIGFVNALAILIFMAQLPELTNVTWHVYALTALGLAIIYLFPYVPKIGKIIPSPLVTIITLTLIVLFLGIDIRTVGDMGELPDTLPIFLFPDIPLNLDTLLIILPYSVSLAVVGLLESLMTSTIVDELTDTKSEKNRECTGQGIANIASGFLGGMAGCAMIGQSVINVKSGGRTRLSTFLAGIFLLIMVVFLSDIISVIPMAALVAVMIMVSIGTFDWGSFKNLKTLPLSTNLVMITTVCVTVYTHNLAHGVFSGVLLASLFFANKISHFMYNETFYNEDNTIKTYKFVGQVFFNSADKFYEAFDFKEVLDKVIIDLTRAHFWDISAVNALDKAVIKLRREGAEVEIIGQNEASKTIIDRFGIHDDPQEIEKIMGGH
- a CDS encoding cell wall metabolism sensor histidine kinase WalK, with the translated sequence MQNNLSIKKKLLIYNVLIQGFILIALAFSIYKTLEISTLDKVETSLKVIILDIVDDIIDHKNGLSTLDFDEENEYKFKPLYIRLLSQKEGIKAIGSSPFPDSISKTFHNIPKDTIHFEKDENFILGEIKFLIKEKEYILQVATDYKILNHTMENLLYILIFIIPIILIFSIIGGYFLIHKSFAPIEKILFDLKNINATNLSKRLNYKNNKDEISQLSNEINNLLQRLEISFEKINQFSSDASHELKTPLTIIRGEIEIALRKDRDKKEYKDTLEVCLDEVLMIQNTIDDLLFLAKNENNTNTYEEDAYMDEISLEAIKELKLYAKLRNIDIQSQIIDIFQIKGHTKLLKIAIKNILKNAISFSHENSDVIIKNYIEDGNFIVSIEDKGIGIAKQEQNKIFEKFYRTDKSRNKESGGTGLGMAIVDKIISSHNGKIELISSEEIGTTVKLIFSKEKM
- a CDS encoding response regulator transcription factor: MKILIIEDDVKIVNFLKKGLEEESYSIDYSHNGEEGLYLASVNSYDLILLDIMLPLLNGIEVCKKLRTDGINTPVIMLTAKDSIEDTIIGLDIGANDYLAKPFSFSELLARMRVQLRTKDSTQTTIKIDDLELDLLAKTAKRAGDNIILTAKEFSLLEYLIKNQNKVLSETVLSSMLNNMDESNISNVVNVYIYRLRNKIDKPYEKKLIKTVRGLGFKIDAK
- a CDS encoding metallophosphoesterase, which codes for MKLPSLNEVEVFVKAHGLEGLKILHLSDIHINKKTSLESVQDIVTLCNHCEADFIVITGDIIDCKIKYILDKLKVLNSIEKEVFYISGNHDLFYGFDELKPLLDKFILLDNETYFLEYKDTKIALAGLSDRFSKFFKIKREENKVINFLRKHENSIFLAHQPKDYKFALKTNAKLFLCGHTHGGQIYPFHYVVRLFQPFLAGLFYIKQTAIYVNKGLGYWGINFRYKANSEITLLKLTSKSVE
- a CDS encoding YceI family protein, which codes for MFKLILILLFALIANASELKLLDGQIQAHTEVFGDSTINPSTKNIITKVQKGDSIESISGEFFINSSTLTSDNKDRDKHMYEVLRSSVCPKILFTIIAIEKAGDKYKIIGNLKMNKMTHQITSLANIKQKDTITINGDFSINLTDFDIEPPTMFFLTVRNKIDIKYNFNFNKGI